In Nitrospirota bacterium, the following are encoded in one genomic region:
- a CDS encoding glutamate synthase subunit beta, with translation MADPKGFMKYAREGPKRRPVELRITDWKELYEPMPEDKLKAQGARCMDCGVPFCQSTNGCPVVNLIPEWNDLVHRGRWQDALKALHTTNNFPEFTGRLCPAPCESACVLGINEDPVSIRVIEWNIIDRGFDEGWVQPVLPTVKTGKTVAVVGSGPAGLAAAQQLARAGHQVTVFEKADRIGGLLRYGIPDFKMEKWVVDRRLEQMKAEGVEFRAGVTVGVDVGGEELRRQFDAICLALGAEQARELPVPGRELRGIHLAMDYLTQQNRRNAGDVITDEPITAKGKRVVIIGGGDTGSDCLGTAHRQGCCEVHQFELLPEPPPQRAASTPWPLWPMQLRTSHAHEEGCDRQWSVSTTKFSGHNGHVTKLHAHRVSFENGKFVPVPGTEFEMDVDLVLLAMGFTGPVKLGLLDGLGVKYDTRGNVATDGNYMSSVDGVFAGGDVRRGASLIVWAIAEGRKMAAAVDQYLRSGTSAKAAVK, from the coding sequence ATGGCTGATCCCAAAGGCTTCATGAAATACGCCCGCGAGGGCCCCAAGCGCCGGCCGGTCGAGCTCCGGATCACGGACTGGAAGGAGCTCTACGAGCCGATGCCGGAGGACAAGCTCAAGGCGCAAGGCGCCCGCTGCATGGACTGCGGGGTGCCCTTCTGCCAGAGCACCAACGGCTGTCCGGTGGTGAACCTGATCCCTGAGTGGAACGACCTCGTGCACCGGGGCCGCTGGCAGGACGCGCTCAAGGCCCTCCACACGACGAACAACTTCCCGGAGTTCACCGGGCGCCTCTGTCCCGCTCCCTGCGAGTCGGCCTGCGTGCTGGGCATCAACGAGGACCCGGTCTCGATCCGGGTCATCGAGTGGAACATCATAGACCGAGGCTTCGACGAGGGGTGGGTGCAGCCGGTCCTCCCGACGGTCAAGACCGGCAAGACCGTGGCGGTGGTGGGCTCAGGCCCGGCCGGGCTGGCCGCGGCCCAGCAGCTCGCGCGGGCGGGGCACCAGGTGACGGTCTTCGAGAAGGCGGACCGGATCGGCGGGCTCCTGCGCTACGGCATCCCCGACTTCAAGATGGAGAAGTGGGTCGTGGACCGGCGGCTGGAGCAGATGAAGGCCGAGGGGGTCGAGTTCCGGGCCGGCGTCACCGTCGGCGTGGATGTCGGCGGGGAGGAGCTGCGCCGGCAGTTCGACGCGATCTGCCTGGCCCTGGGGGCCGAGCAGGCGCGCGAGCTGCCCGTGCCGGGCCGGGAGCTGAGGGGCATCCACCTGGCGATGGACTACCTCACCCAGCAGAACAGGCGCAATGCCGGCGACGTGATCACCGACGAGCCGATCACGGCCAAGGGCAAGCGGGTCGTGATCATCGGGGGCGGCGACACGGGCTCGGACTGTCTGGGCACCGCGCACCGGCAGGGCTGCTGCGAAGTGCATCAGTTCGAGTTGTTGCCGGAGCCGCCGCCGCAGCGCGCCGCCTCCACGCCCTGGCCCCTCTGGCCGATGCAGTTGCGCACCTCGCACGCCCACGAGGAGGGCTGCGACCGGCAGTGGAGCGTCTCGACGACCAAGTTCTCCGGCCACAACGGGCATGTCACCAAGCTGCACGCGCACCGGGTCTCCTTCGAGAACGGCAAGTTCGTGCCGGTTCCCGGCACCGAGTTCGAGATGGACGTGGATTTGGTTTTGCTCGCGATGGGCTTCACCGGCCCGGTCAAGCTGGGGCTGCTGGACGGGCTGGGCGTGAAGTACGACACGCGGGGCAACGTGGCCACGGACGGCAACTACATGTCCAGCGTGGACGGGGTCTTCGCGGGCGGCGACGTGCGCCGGGGCGCCTCGCTGATCGTGTGGGCCATTGCCGAAGGACGCAAGATGGCCGCGGCGGTGGACCAGTACCTCCGGTCCGGCACGTCGGCCAAGGCTGCGGTGAAATGA
- the gltB gene encoding glutamate synthase large subunit: protein MNIPGLPPKQGLYDPAHEKDSCGIGFVANIKGHKSHDIVRKGLQVLENLFHRGAQGCDPCTGDGAGILLQVPHEFLKRAAAEARIKLPNAGEYGVGMVFLPREAAARKSCETLFEKVIAEEGARLLGWRDVPVKSDAIGTQARRTEPVIRQVFVARDILNEAQFERKLYVIRKRAERVIRESAIEGREHFYVPSLSGNTIVYKGLLLPRQMAEYYQDLKDASVVSALALVHSRFSTNTFPTWPLAHPYRYICHNGEINTLKGNVNWMRARQGRLQSELFGADLPKLYPIVYEHQSDSACLDNALEYLVLGGRSLPHAMMMLIPEPWVGNPHMDLDRRGFYEYHAAMMEPWDGPAAVCFTDGKLIGATLDRNGLRPCRYQVTSDDLVVLASEAGVLPAEPKEIRQKGRLQPGRMFLVDTAQGRIIDDEEIKADIVGRKPYRAWVTQYRVSLDELPEPLNVPQPDHPTIRQRQQAFGYTVEELKMVVTPMVVAGEEPVSSMGTDTPLAVLSERPQLLFKYFKQLFAQVTNPPIDPIREELVMSLVTNIGPKPNLMVEAPESCRRIRVKQPILSNADLEKIREIADPSFKSKTLTMLFRVAEGPDGLAAAVDTLCQEASQAIRDGYKFLILSDRGVNEEWAPIPSLLGIAAVHHHLVRECTRTEVGLILETGEPRDVHHFACLIGYGAGTINPYLVFETLVDMERDGYLPEGLDAATAETKFIKAINKGLLKIFSKMGISTVQSYCGAQIFEAIGLNRETIDRYFTGTASRIEGIGLREIGEETLRRHRQAYAPAPIRQLDFGGEIHYRVQGEHHNWNPETIYKLQHATRTNDPKTYKEFAALVNDESRRRSNLRGLLDFKFAPEPIPLEEVEPAKEIVKRFTTGAMSFGAISKEAHETLAIAMNRIGGKSNTGEGGEDPERFVPLPNGDSKNSYIKQVASARFGVTSHYLVNARELQIKMAQGAKPGEGGQLPGHKVDEIIARLRYATPGVQLISPPPHHDIYSIEDLAQLIFDLKNSNPEAEVSVKLVAEVGVGTVAAGVSKAHADKVLISGDSGGTGASPLSSIKYAGIPWELGLAETHQTLVLNDLRRRIRVETDGQMKTGRDVTVAALLGAEEFGFSTAPLIVEGCIMMRKCHLNTCPVGVATQDPVLRKKFAGQPEHVVNYFFFVAEEVRELMARLGFRKMEEMIGRMDKLKAQKAVDHWKARGLDLSPLLKMPEVGPEIATHCVQKQDHGLAGILDNKLIELCRPAIERREKVTLELPIRNVNRTTGTMLSSRVAKKYGLEGLPEDTITIRFTGSAGQSFGAFVSKGITLILEGESNDYLGKGLSGGKIVVVPPKGITYNPEETILIGNTSLYGATGGECYFYGMAGERFAVRNSGVRAVIEGTGDHGCEYMTGGVVVVLGRTGRNFAAGMSGGIAFVLNEDGKFEQRCNLGMVELEKVATAEDKQTLRSMVEAHLKHTGSRKAKKVLEAWETMLPKFVKIMPIDYKRVLAERKAAAAKQQAHKEMAHT, encoded by the coding sequence ATGAACATTCCCGGACTCCCTCCGAAACAGGGCCTCTACGATCCGGCCCACGAAAAAGACTCCTGCGGCATCGGCTTCGTGGCCAACATCAAGGGGCACAAGTCCCACGACATCGTCCGCAAGGGGCTGCAAGTCCTGGAGAACCTGTTTCACCGCGGCGCCCAGGGCTGCGATCCCTGCACCGGCGACGGCGCCGGCATCCTGCTCCAGGTGCCGCACGAGTTCCTGAAGCGGGCGGCGGCGGAGGCCCGGATCAAATTGCCGAACGCGGGCGAGTACGGGGTGGGCATGGTGTTCCTGCCCCGGGAGGCCGCCGCGCGCAAGTCGTGCGAGACGCTCTTCGAAAAGGTGATCGCGGAGGAGGGCGCGCGGCTCCTGGGCTGGCGGGACGTGCCGGTCAAGAGCGACGCGATCGGGACCCAGGCGCGGCGGACCGAGCCGGTCATCCGGCAGGTGTTCGTCGCGCGCGACATCCTCAACGAGGCGCAGTTCGAGCGCAAGCTCTACGTGATCCGCAAGCGCGCGGAGCGCGTGATCCGGGAGTCCGCCATCGAGGGGCGCGAGCACTTCTACGTGCCCAGCCTCTCCGGCAACACGATCGTGTACAAGGGCCTGCTGCTCCCGCGCCAGATGGCGGAATACTACCAGGACCTCAAGGACGCCAGCGTGGTCAGCGCGCTCGCGCTGGTCCACTCCCGGTTCAGCACGAACACGTTCCCGACCTGGCCGCTCGCCCATCCCTACCGGTACATCTGCCACAACGGCGAGATCAACACGCTGAAGGGGAACGTGAACTGGATGCGGGCCCGCCAGGGACGGCTGCAGTCCGAGCTGTTCGGCGCCGATCTGCCCAAGCTGTACCCGATCGTCTACGAGCACCAGAGCGACTCGGCCTGCCTGGACAACGCGCTCGAGTATCTCGTGCTGGGCGGCCGCTCGCTCCCGCACGCGATGATGATGCTGATCCCGGAGCCGTGGGTGGGCAACCCGCACATGGACTTGGACCGCCGGGGGTTCTACGAGTACCACGCGGCGATGATGGAGCCCTGGGACGGGCCGGCGGCGGTCTGCTTCACCGACGGCAAGCTGATCGGGGCGACGCTGGACCGCAACGGGCTGCGGCCCTGCCGCTACCAGGTCACGAGCGACGATCTCGTCGTGCTCGCCTCCGAGGCGGGCGTGCTGCCGGCCGAGCCGAAGGAGATCCGGCAGAAGGGGCGCCTGCAGCCGGGCCGCATGTTCCTCGTGGACACGGCGCAGGGCCGCATCATTGACGACGAGGAGATCAAAGCCGACATCGTCGGGCGGAAGCCCTACCGGGCCTGGGTCACCCAGTACCGGGTCTCGCTGGACGAGCTGCCGGAGCCGCTGAACGTGCCCCAGCCGGACCATCCGACGATCCGGCAGCGCCAGCAGGCGTTCGGCTACACGGTCGAAGAGCTCAAGATGGTCGTCACCCCGATGGTCGTGGCCGGCGAGGAGCCGGTCTCCTCGATGGGGACCGACACGCCGCTGGCCGTCCTGTCCGAGCGACCGCAGCTCCTCTTCAAGTACTTCAAGCAGCTCTTCGCGCAGGTGACCAACCCGCCGATCGATCCGATCCGCGAGGAGCTGGTCATGTCGCTCGTGACCAACATCGGGCCCAAGCCGAACCTGATGGTCGAGGCGCCTGAGTCCTGCCGCCGAATCCGGGTGAAGCAGCCGATCCTGTCCAACGCCGACCTGGAGAAGATCCGCGAGATCGCCGACCCGAGCTTCAAGAGCAAGACGCTGACGATGCTCTTCCGGGTGGCCGAGGGTCCGGACGGGCTCGCCGCCGCGGTGGACACCCTCTGCCAGGAGGCCTCCCAGGCGATCAGGGACGGGTACAAGTTCCTCATCCTCAGCGACCGGGGAGTCAACGAGGAGTGGGCGCCGATCCCGAGCCTGCTCGGCATCGCGGCCGTGCACCATCACCTGGTGCGCGAGTGCACGAGGACCGAGGTCGGGCTGATCCTGGAGACCGGCGAGCCGCGCGACGTGCACCACTTCGCCTGCCTGATCGGCTACGGGGCCGGGACGATCAACCCGTACCTCGTGTTCGAGACGCTCGTGGACATGGAACGGGACGGCTACCTGCCGGAGGGGCTGGACGCGGCCACCGCCGAGACCAAGTTCATCAAGGCCATCAACAAGGGGCTGCTCAAGATCTTCTCGAAGATGGGCATCTCCACGGTCCAGTCCTACTGCGGCGCGCAGATCTTCGAGGCGATCGGGCTGAACCGGGAGACGATCGACCGGTACTTCACCGGCACCGCCTCCCGCATCGAGGGGATCGGCCTCCGCGAGATCGGCGAGGAGACCCTGCGCCGGCACCGCCAGGCCTACGCGCCGGCGCCGATCCGGCAGCTCGACTTCGGCGGGGAGATCCACTACCGGGTCCAGGGCGAGCATCACAACTGGAACCCGGAGACGATCTACAAGCTCCAGCATGCGACGAGGACGAACGACCCCAAGACCTACAAGGAGTTCGCGGCGCTCGTGAACGACGAGAGCCGGCGCCGCTCCAACCTGCGCGGGCTCCTGGACTTCAAGTTCGCGCCCGAGCCGATCCCGCTGGAGGAAGTGGAGCCGGCCAAGGAGATCGTCAAGCGCTTCACGACGGGCGCCATGTCCTTCGGCGCGATCAGCAAGGAGGCGCACGAGACCCTGGCGATCGCGATGAACCGCATCGGGGGGAAGAGCAACACGGGCGAGGGCGGCGAGGACCCGGAGCGGTTCGTCCCGCTGCCGAACGGGGATTCGAAGAACTCCTACATCAAGCAGGTCGCCTCGGCCCGGTTCGGCGTGACCTCCCATTACCTGGTCAACGCCAGGGAGCTGCAGATCAAGATGGCCCAGGGGGCCAAGCCCGGCGAGGGCGGGCAGTTGCCCGGCCACAAGGTGGACGAGATCATCGCGCGGCTGCGGTACGCGACGCCGGGGGTGCAGCTCATCTCGCCGCCGCCGCACCACGACATCTATTCGATCGAGGACCTGGCCCAGCTCATCTTCGACCTGAAGAACTCCAACCCGGAGGCGGAGGTCTCGGTCAAGCTGGTGGCGGAAGTCGGGGTCGGGACGGTCGCGGCCGGGGTCTCCAAGGCCCACGCGGACAAGGTCCTGATCAGCGGGGACTCGGGCGGGACCGGGGCCTCGCCGCTCTCCTCCATTAAATATGCCGGCATCCCGTGGGAGCTGGGGCTGGCCGAGACGCACCAGACCCTGGTCCTGAACGACCTGCGGAGGCGCATCCGGGTCGAGACCGACGGGCAGATGAAGACCGGGCGGGACGTGACGGTCGCGGCCCTGCTCGGGGCGGAGGAGTTCGGCTTCTCGACCGCGCCCCTGATCGTCGAGGGCTGCATCATGATGCGCAAGTGCCACCTGAACACCTGTCCGGTCGGGGTGGCCACGCAGGACCCGGTCCTGCGCAAGAAGTTCGCCGGCCAGCCCGAGCACGTGGTCAACTACTTCTTCTTCGTGGCCGAGGAAGTGCGCGAGCTGATGGCCAGGCTGGGCTTCCGCAAGATGGAGGAGATGATCGGCCGGATGGACAAGCTCAAGGCCCAGAAGGCCGTGGACCACTGGAAGGCCAGGGGCCTGGACCTCTCGCCGCTGCTCAAGATGCCGGAGGTCGGCCCGGAGATCGCCACCCACTGCGTCCAGAAGCAGGACCACGGGCTCGCCGGCATCCTGGACAACAAGCTGATCGAGCTTTGCCGGCCGGCCATCGAGCGGAGGGAGAAGGTAACGCTGGAGCTGCCGATCCGGAACGTGAACCGGACGACCGGCACCATGCTCTCCAGCCGCGTCGCGAAGAAGTACGGGCTGGAGGGGCTGCCGGAGGACACGATCACGATCAGGTTCACCGGCTCGGCCGGCCAGTCCTTCGGGGCGTTCGTCTCCAAGGGCATCACGCTGATCCTGGAAGGGGAGTCGAACGACTACCTGGGCAAGGGGCTCTCGGGCGGCAAGATCGTCGTCGTGCCCCCCAAGGGGATCACCTACAACCCGGAGGAGACGATCCTGATCGGAAACACGTCGCTCTACGGAGCCACCGGCGGCGAGTGCTACTTCTACGGGATGGCGGGCGAGCGGTTCGCGGTCCGGAACAGCGGCGTGCGGGCGGTCATCGAGGGCACGGGCGACCACGGCTGCGAGTACATGACCGGCGGGGTCGTCGTCGTGCTGGGCCGGACCGGCCGGAACTTCGCGGCCGGCATGTCGGGCGGCATCGCCTTCGTGCTGAACGAGGACGGAAAGTTCGAGCAGCGCTGCAACCTGGGGATGGTCGAGCTCGAGAAGGTCGCCACCGCCGAGGACAAGCAGACGCTCCGCTCCATGGTCGAGGCCCATCTCAAGCACACGGGCAGCCGCAAGGCCAAGAAGGTCCTGGAGGCCTGGGAGACGATGCTGCCCAAGTTCGTCAAGATCATGCCGATTGATTACAAGCGCGTGCTCGCCGAGCGGAAGGCGGCGGCCGCCAAGCAGCAGGCGCACAAGGAAATGGCGCACACGTGA
- a CDS encoding polyprenyl synthetase family protein, translating into MNHGPATSTLHTMADVWDAYRGDLDGVEDQVRRNLDSSVALVNTVAAHILSSGGKRIRPLLLLLCARLCGHTASDHLVLGSLVEYIHTATLLHDDVVDDADLRRGRQTARKVWGNQVSILVGDYLYSKAICRIVGFRNQAINEVLSEACRKMAEGEVLQLYYNGNPAVTEPEYLRIVEYKTASLIAAACRIGAIIAEAPADKQAALFRFGRHLGIAFQVADDTLDYAADGDRLGKSLGQDLRQGKATLPLLHLLQHCSEQDRQMIKDRMETRTLTDADLLRITGLMQEYGSIAYAMERAREFVAAANHDLTSFEEDAPSKRALCVVAEYMVNRDR; encoded by the coding sequence ATGAATCACGGGCCCGCGACCTCGACCCTGCACACGATGGCGGACGTGTGGGACGCCTATCGCGGAGACCTCGACGGCGTCGAGGACCAGGTCCGTAGAAACCTCGATTCGTCGGTTGCCCTCGTCAACACGGTGGCGGCCCACATCCTGAGCAGCGGCGGCAAGCGCATCCGCCCCCTCCTGCTCCTCCTCTGCGCCCGCCTCTGCGGCCACACCGCCAGCGACCACCTGGTGCTCGGCAGCCTCGTGGAATACATCCACACGGCCACGCTCCTCCACGACGACGTGGTGGACGACGCGGACCTGCGCCGGGGCCGGCAGACGGCCCGCAAGGTCTGGGGCAACCAGGTCAGCATCCTGGTGGGCGACTACCTCTATTCGAAAGCCATCTGCCGCATCGTCGGATTCCGGAACCAGGCCATCAACGAGGTCCTCTCCGAGGCCTGCCGCAAGATGGCGGAGGGCGAGGTCCTGCAGCTCTACTACAACGGCAACCCCGCCGTCACCGAACCCGAGTACCTGCGCATCGTCGAATACAAGACCGCGTCGCTGATCGCGGCGGCCTGCCGGATCGGCGCGATCATCGCGGAAGCCCCGGCCGACAAGCAGGCGGCGCTGTTCCGGTTCGGCCGGCACCTGGGCATCGCCTTCCAGGTCGCCGACGACACGCTCGATTACGCGGCCGACGGCGACCGGCTGGGCAAGTCCCTGGGACAGGACTTGCGGCAGGGCAAGGCCACGCTCCCGCTCCTGCACCTGCTGCAGCACTGCTCGGAGCAGGACAGGCAGATGATCAAGGACCGGATGGAGACGAGGACGCTCACGGACGCGGACCTGCTGCGGATCACCGGGCTCATGCAGGAATACGGCTCGATCGCCTATGCGATGGAGCGGGCCCGCGAATTCGTGGCCGCCGCAAACCATGACCTGACTTCCTTCGAGGAGGATGCCCCGTCCAAACGCGCCTTGTGCGTCGTCGCGGAGTACATGGTCAACCGCGACCGCTAG
- the amrA gene encoding AmmeMemoRadiSam system protein A, whose translation MSLFPITHHPSPITSHPAHPLVKLAAEAIAAYLWRGQVIEPAAALFSDLPDALMPAGCFVCLKRQGRLRGCIGTTEPLYETLAGEVIRNAIGAATRDPRFAPVERFELDELSITVDVLGPAEPVPDQTALDHRRYGIVLRSGERRSVLLPDIEGIGSVAEQVAAARDKAGLAPHDPIELLRFEVTRYR comes from the coding sequence ATGAGTCTCTTCCCCATCACCCACCACCCGTCACCCATCACGTCCCATCCGGCGCATCCGCTGGTCAAGCTGGCGGCGGAGGCGATCGCCGCGTACCTCTGGCGCGGACAGGTGATCGAGCCGGCCGCCGCGCTGTTCTCGGACCTGCCCGACGCCCTCATGCCCGCCGGCTGTTTCGTCTGCCTGAAGCGGCAGGGGCGGCTCCGCGGGTGCATCGGCACGACCGAGCCGCTCTACGAGACCCTGGCGGGCGAGGTCATCCGGAACGCGATCGGGGCCGCGACCCGCGATCCCCGCTTCGCGCCGGTGGAGCGGTTCGAACTGGACGAACTCAGCATCACCGTGGACGTGCTGGGACCGGCGGAGCCGGTGCCGGACCAGACCGCGCTGGACCACCGGCGGTACGGCATCGTCCTCCGGTCTGGCGAGCGGCGCAGCGTCCTCCTGCCGGACATCGAAGGGATCGGCTCGGTGGCCGAACAAGTGGCGGCCGCCCGGGACAAGGCCGGGCTCGCCCCGCACGATCCGATCGAGCTGCTGCGGTTCGAAGTCACCAGATACCGTTAA